A genomic region of Runella rosea contains the following coding sequences:
- a CDS encoding sodium:calcium antiporter codes for MLLNWILLFVGSLTVLLVAARFFTNAAESAGRLLKLPPFVTGIFIVGIGTSLPELVTALLSISSGQAEIVAGNLIGANISNIFLIVGFTALMNRRTIDLGKRYLMIDLHYLLGSALVFYLFLQDGILTWKEGAFLILIFVIYSLYLLRAGNEDEPEETTESTPSWGKVGLILALAGVGIYFGADYTVLSITRIAEILTIPPSIIALTVLSLGTTLPELAVNYFSVKQGKASLAIGNVMGSCIFNVLVIPGTASWAGDLTASGQLLSLALPILVAASAFFYLLAQDKRISTWEGALFLVLYFIVMFKISGLI; via the coding sequence ATGCTTCTTAACTGGATTTTACTTTTTGTGGGTAGTCTAACGGTTTTGTTGGTTGCGGCCCGTTTTTTTACCAATGCCGCCGAAAGCGCAGGACGACTCCTCAAACTCCCCCCCTTCGTAACGGGTATTTTTATCGTAGGCATTGGTACTTCATTGCCTGAGTTGGTAACGGCTCTTTTGTCCATTTCGTCGGGGCAGGCGGAGATTGTGGCGGGAAATCTCATCGGGGCCAATATCTCCAATATTTTCTTGATTGTAGGTTTTACGGCCTTGATGAATCGTCGAACGATTGATTTGGGCAAACGTTATCTTATGATTGACCTTCATTATCTGTTGGGCTCGGCGCTGGTCTTTTATTTGTTTTTACAAGACGGCATCCTTACGTGGAAAGAAGGGGCTTTTTTGATTCTTATCTTTGTGATATACAGCCTTTATCTACTGAGGGCTGGCAATGAAGACGAACCCGAAGAAACGACCGAAAGCACTCCCTCATGGGGTAAAGTGGGACTGATTCTGGCTTTGGCGGGCGTCGGAATTTACTTTGGAGCCGATTATACGGTGTTGAGTATTACCCGAATTGCCGAAATTCTGACGATTCCCCCGTCCATCATTGCCCTTACCGTGCTATCGTTAGGAACGACGCTGCCCGAGTTGGCGGTCAACTATTTTTCGGTAAAGCAGGGTAAAGCGTCGTTGGCAATTGGTAACGTGATGGGCTCGTGTATCTTCAACGTTTTGGTCATTCCGGGCACGGCAAGTTGGGCGGGAGACCTAACGGCCAGCGGCCAGCTTCTGTCGCTTGCGTTGCCGATACTAGTGGCTGCATCGGCCTTTTTTTATCTTTTGGCCCAAGATAAGCGCATCTCCACTTGGGAGGGGGCTTTGTTTTTGGTGTTGTATTTCATCGTAATGTTTAAAATCTCCGGGCTGATTTAG
- a CDS encoding HAD-IB family phosphatase — MNNVTVIIPALNEEATIANVIRKAQNCAYVREVIVIDDQSYDNTVEVAMLSGATSFTSTQLGKGASMREGLMMTQSDIIVFLDADIPTYPENVVDILIEPLLKNEADFVKSYFDRQAGRVTELVAKPLLSILFPALAHFKQPLSGIIAGRKSFFEKIDFENDYGVDIGILLDMHRLKTRIAEVSIGTVENKMKPWQELGKMSREVTKAILARTNQITEPSLENLENINVIRREMSDAIRESMVGLRKMVVFDMDNTILRSGFIHTAADAFGFKKELWQIVAEQTNPVVRTKQIAQLLHGKTFGEIIEVVKSIPVVADFGEIVAELKQKGFITGIISDSYTCVTHHLKNLFRLDFTLANELEFSRSVATGQVKIPSYFFKRNTSHCSHDFCKTNALSYLSEIYHVGFENVMAIGDGENDICMIRKSGIGVSFCTKNQILENSADVVLSKPYFRPILKLV, encoded by the coding sequence ATGAACAACGTTACCGTTATCATTCCAGCCCTTAATGAAGAAGCCACCATTGCCAATGTTATTCGAAAAGCCCAAAATTGCGCCTACGTTCGTGAAGTAATCGTTATCGACGATCAATCTTACGACAATACGGTTGAAGTAGCCATGCTCTCTGGCGCAACGTCCTTTACGAGCACACAATTGGGCAAAGGGGCGTCTATGCGCGAAGGCCTCATGATGACCCAATCTGACATCATCGTTTTTCTGGATGCTGACATTCCCACCTACCCCGAAAACGTCGTGGATATTCTCATTGAGCCCCTTTTAAAAAATGAAGCCGACTTCGTAAAATCTTATTTTGACCGTCAGGCGGGGCGCGTAACGGAATTGGTGGCCAAGCCGCTTTTAAGTATTTTATTTCCCGCCTTAGCGCATTTCAAACAGCCGTTGAGCGGCATCATTGCGGGCAGAAAATCATTCTTTGAAAAAATTGATTTTGAAAATGATTACGGAGTTGACATCGGGATTTTGTTAGACATGCATCGCCTCAAAACACGCATTGCCGAAGTGAGCATCGGAACGGTTGAAAATAAAATGAAGCCTTGGCAAGAGCTAGGAAAAATGTCAAGGGAAGTGACGAAAGCCATTCTGGCGCGCACTAATCAAATAACCGAACCCTCTCTCGAAAATCTCGAAAACATCAATGTTATTCGACGTGAGATGTCCGACGCCATCAGGGAATCAATGGTGGGATTGCGCAAAATGGTGGTTTTTGACATGGACAACACGATTCTGCGGTCTGGTTTTATCCACACCGCCGCCGATGCCTTTGGGTTCAAAAAGGAACTTTGGCAAATCGTGGCCGAACAAACCAACCCCGTGGTGCGTACCAAGCAGATTGCGCAGCTCCTACACGGAAAAACCTTCGGCGAAATCATTGAAGTTGTCAAGTCGATTCCTGTCGTGGCTGATTTCGGGGAAATTGTAGCGGAATTAAAACAAAAAGGGTTCATAACGGGCATCATCAGCGACAGTTATACCTGCGTCACCCACCACCTCAAAAATCTATTTAGGCTTGATTTTACCCTTGCCAACGAGCTTGAATTTTCGCGGAGCGTGGCCACGGGCCAAGTCAAAATTCCATCGTATTTTTTCAAACGCAACACTTCCCATTGCAGTCACGATTTTTGCAAAACCAATGCGCTGTCTTACCTTTCAGAAATCTACCACGTAGGTTTTGAAAACGTAATGGCTATCGGCGACGGAGAAAACGACATTTGCATGATTCGCAAATCAGGCATTGGGGTTTCTTTTTGTACCAAAAACCAAATTTTAGAAAACAGTGCCGATGTGGTACTCAGCAAGCCCTATTTTCGCCCCATTTTGAAGTTGGTTTGA
- a CDS encoding sensor histidine kinase, with translation MQIRTKLTGQFALLVSAIMLMAFITIYLIRMTYVEQEFYKRLRHKAITTCELLVKVEGVDSKLLRKIDKTNYDVLHNENLTIYDHQNEELYTSNETLYYAIPPELFDQIRLEKEVQFSEGNAKIIGIVYTDRFNRVVCIAGAEDKYGDEELHSLWRILTGMYFGVIGLVIVAGWYFAGQAMKPVSNAIGQVNQIYPKLMEQRLTVQNPRDEVGQLTSTFNKLLDRIGEVFRLQNLFISNVSHELKNPLMRIGAQLDVALLKERTEAEYRQTLISIREDIRDLGQLSETLLELAKVNDQNRSLIYNDIRIDEIVWEARDLLLKAEPSYQVQVRLLSTIEDDNQLIVKANAHLMKTAIVNLMENGCKFASDSTVAVDVFPMETNVEIRFTNTGTVILPKDLPYIFQPFYRSDNTTNIKGYGVGLSLVERIAKLHNGNIKVTSDAHAQTTFFSLLIPYRH, from the coding sequence ATGCAGATTCGGACCAAACTCACGGGGCAATTCGCGCTACTCGTATCGGCCATTATGCTGATGGCATTCATTACCATTTATTTGATACGAATGACCTACGTAGAGCAGGAGTTTTACAAACGGTTACGGCACAAAGCCATCACCACCTGTGAGTTATTGGTAAAAGTAGAGGGCGTTGATTCTAAGCTCCTTAGAAAGATTGATAAGACCAACTACGATGTATTGCACAACGAAAACCTGACCATCTATGACCACCAAAATGAAGAACTTTATACCAGCAATGAGACCCTTTACTACGCCATCCCCCCCGAGCTTTTCGACCAAATAAGGCTCGAAAAAGAAGTTCAGTTCTCCGAAGGAAATGCAAAAATCATCGGAATTGTGTACACCGACCGCTTCAATCGTGTAGTGTGCATTGCGGGGGCCGAAGACAAATACGGCGACGAAGAACTGCACAGCCTTTGGCGAATTTTGACGGGTATGTACTTTGGCGTGATTGGGTTGGTGATTGTTGCGGGTTGGTATTTTGCGGGTCAGGCCATGAAACCCGTTTCCAATGCCATCGGACAGGTGAATCAAATTTACCCTAAACTGATGGAGCAACGCTTGACGGTCCAAAATCCCCGCGACGAAGTGGGGCAACTGACCAGCACGTTCAACAAACTGCTGGACCGCATCGGTGAGGTGTTCAGGCTGCAAAACTTGTTCATTTCCAATGTATCGCATGAACTCAAGAACCCCCTTATGCGCATTGGGGCACAACTAGACGTGGCCTTGCTTAAAGAACGAACCGAAGCCGAATACAGGCAAACGCTGATATCTATACGAGAGGATATTCGGGATTTGGGACAACTCTCCGAAACCCTGCTCGAACTGGCCAAAGTAAACGACCAAAACCGCAGTTTGATTTACAACGACATCCGGATTGACGAAATCGTCTGGGAAGCCCGTGATTTATTACTCAAAGCTGAGCCTTCCTATCAAGTACAAGTTCGACTCCTGAGCACGATTGAAGACGACAATCAGCTCATTGTCAAAGCCAATGCGCACCTTATGAAAACCGCCATTGTCAATTTGATGGAAAATGGCTGCAAGTTTGCGTCAGATTCAACCGTGGCAGTCGATGTATTTCCGATGGAAACTAACGTTGAAATTCGGTTTACCAATACGGGAACCGTCATTTTGCCCAAAGATTTACCCTATATATTTCAACCCTTTTACAGAAGCGATAACACAACCAATATCAAAGGTTACGGTGTAGGGTTGTCGTTGGTAGAGCGGATTGCCAAACTGCACAACGGCAACATCAAAGTCACTTCGGATGCCCACGCTCAAACCACTTTTTTCTCCTTACTCATTCCCTACCGCCATTGA
- a CDS encoding response regulator, translated as MKILLIEDDIKIIQSLRKGLEENGYEVDIAYDGTIGKLLARRNDYFVIVSDIIIPGINGVQLCRELRSAGISTPFIMLTALGALEEKLVGFDAGADDYLVKPFDFLELLARIKVVTKRIQSEPVTANVLRYADLEMNLSTREITRGSQRIELTGKEYALLEFLLRNSERVLSKVDIAEKIWDIRFDTGTNIIEVYITLLRKKIDRDFPVKLIHTHYGVGYVLKQEA; from the coding sequence ATGAAAATTCTTTTAATTGAGGACGATATAAAAATCATTCAATCGCTGCGTAAAGGCCTCGAAGAGAACGGATATGAGGTAGATATTGCCTACGACGGCACGATTGGAAAACTGCTTGCCCGTCGGAATGACTACTTCGTCATCGTCTCCGACATCATCATTCCAGGCATCAACGGCGTGCAGCTTTGCCGTGAACTCCGAAGCGCGGGTATCAGTACCCCGTTCATCATGCTTACAGCGTTGGGAGCGTTGGAAGAAAAGCTCGTGGGCTTTGATGCGGGGGCCGATGATTATTTGGTCAAACCCTTTGATTTTTTGGAATTATTGGCCCGCATCAAAGTCGTCACCAAACGCATTCAGTCGGAGCCAGTCACCGCCAACGTGCTCCGCTACGCCGACCTCGAAATGAATCTTTCCACCCGCGAAATAACGCGCGGTAGCCAACGCATTGAATTGACGGGCAAAGAATACGCCCTGCTCGAATTTTTGCTACGAAACTCCGAAAGGGTACTGTCTAAAGTAGACATTGCCGAAAAAATCTGGGACATTCGTTTCGACACAGGCACAAACATCATTGAAGTCTACATCACCCTTTTGCGCAAAAAAATAGACCGGGATTTTCCCGTCAAACTCATCCACACGCACTATGGCGTAGGCTATGTGCTCAAACAGGAGGCATAA
- a CDS encoding murein L,D-transpeptidase catalytic domain family protein — MKNVMLVVSACVTAFVALVGFQKLEHPLQFSQFTTQHLVDSTQQKPDSLPQWQRVYNSLRLKEAGLSLEGFRYAWAGFQKEKFTKSILAIADFSQSSRHKRLYVIDLKENKLLYNTYVAHGRNSGEEFARQFSNKNSSYQSSLGFYRALSTYQGKHGLSLKLQGLEENINHRALERAIVMHGADYVSEEFIRRTGRLGRSQGCPAVSVDDTKKLIPLLCNGAGLFLYYPDNSYLKNSKLLAGLEEEIQTDFRSQPYTSLKNTN; from the coding sequence ATGAAAAATGTGATGTTGGTAGTGAGCGCCTGTGTAACTGCTTTTGTGGCATTGGTTGGTTTTCAAAAGTTAGAACATCCTCTACAATTCTCCCAGTTTACTACCCAACATTTGGTAGATTCCACGCAACAAAAACCGGATTCTTTGCCCCAATGGCAACGGGTCTATAATTCGCTCCGCCTCAAAGAAGCGGGCCTCTCTCTCGAAGGTTTTCGGTATGCATGGGCGGGTTTTCAAAAGGAAAAGTTTACGAAATCCATTCTTGCCATTGCCGATTTTAGTCAATCTTCTCGCCACAAACGTTTGTACGTCATTGATTTAAAGGAAAATAAACTTTTGTACAATACCTACGTGGCGCACGGCCGCAATTCGGGAGAGGAGTTTGCCCGTCAATTTTCCAACAAAAATTCTTCTTACCAATCCAGTTTGGGCTTTTACCGGGCGTTGAGTACCTACCAAGGTAAGCACGGATTATCGCTTAAATTGCAGGGCTTAGAAGAAAATATCAATCACCGCGCGCTGGAGCGGGCCATTGTGATGCACGGCGCAGACTACGTAAGCGAGGAGTTTATTCGGCGCACGGGCCGCCTAGGACGCAGTCAAGGCTGCCCAGCCGTATCTGTAGACGATACCAAAAAACTCATTCCGCTGTTGTGCAATGGCGCAGGACTGTTTTTGTATTATCCCGATAATTCATACCTCAAAAATTCAAAGCTGTTGGCGGGTTTGGAGGAAGAAATTCAAACTGATTTTCGTTCCCAACCATACACGTCGTTGAAAAATACCAACTGA
- a CDS encoding L,D-transpeptidase family protein translates to MKPIIRYTLFSLSIFIFNSCRKPERTEELLLEKLQDKKTYATLLSYSHAIGIDTARAAKKGPLGLLEEISYGHKPRYIRYTAKVLLPDSARIREAAWDVVEGKNKNIDDILARLEPSFPVYSQLKSHYARFIKNGQADSAAIIAESLNAYRWMNRQAQGAERMVLVNTRGAYLKGFDSTGAQKLSMRVIVGKSDSPTPGIDTYATNIIMYPYWNVPTNIALREMLPKIREDEDYLEDNGMAVIDTKGDSVDARSINWDEISEDNFQYRFRQDNGEDNSLGLMKVNIKNPLAIYLHDTNVRTLFVSDQRWRSHGCVRLQSPAQLANFLAGEHLLDDDFINEPVTNQKPKSDKLKQKVPVFILYLGADINDAGQLVFFNDVYGWERKSV, encoded by the coding sequence ATGAAACCAATCATTCGATACACCCTATTTTCGCTTTCTATTTTTATCTTTAACAGTTGTCGTAAGCCAGAAAGAACCGAAGAATTATTGCTGGAAAAGTTACAAGACAAAAAGACGTACGCAACGCTACTTAGCTATTCTCACGCCATCGGAATTGATACCGCACGGGCCGCTAAAAAAGGCCCTTTGGGGTTGTTGGAAGAAATCAGCTATGGCCACAAACCGCGCTATATTCGCTATACTGCAAAGGTTTTACTCCCCGACTCGGCCCGAATTCGTGAAGCGGCTTGGGACGTAGTGGAAGGTAAAAACAAAAACATTGACGACATTCTGGCGCGTTTAGAGCCTTCATTTCCCGTTTATTCTCAACTAAAAAGCCACTACGCCCGATTTATCAAAAACGGGCAGGCCGACAGTGCCGCCATTATTGCCGAGTCGCTCAACGCCTATCGTTGGATGAACCGACAGGCGCAAGGGGCAGAACGCATGGTGCTGGTCAATACGCGTGGTGCGTATTTGAAAGGATTTGACTCAACAGGTGCCCAAAAACTGAGTATGCGGGTGATTGTGGGCAAATCGGATTCTCCCACGCCTGGCATTGATACCTACGCCACCAACATCATTATGTATCCTTACTGGAACGTCCCGACCAACATCGCCCTCCGGGAAATGTTGCCAAAAATCAGGGAGGATGAAGACTATTTGGAAGACAATGGAATGGCCGTTATTGATACCAAAGGCGACAGCGTAGATGCCCGCTCCATCAATTGGGACGAAATCTCGGAAGACAATTTCCAGTATCGTTTTCGGCAAGACAATGGGGAAGATAATTCTCTGGGTTTGATGAAAGTAAACATCAAAAACCCGCTCGCGATTTATTTACACGACACCAATGTTCGTACCCTTTTTGTAAGCGACCAACGCTGGCGAAGCCACGGTTGTGTGCGGTTGCAAAGCCCCGCGCAGTTGGCCAATTTTTTGGCGGGAGAACACCTATTGGATGATGATTTTATCAATGAACCTGTCACCAATCAGAAGCCAAAATCGGATAAACTAAAGCAAAAAGTGCCCGTATTTATTCTGTATCTAGGGGCCGACATCAACGACGCGGGTCAGTTGGTATTTTTCAACGACGTGTATGGTTGGGAACGAAAATCAGTTTGA
- a CDS encoding (Fe-S)-binding protein — MSELKVPTMAEMAAAGETPEVLFWVGCAGSFDDRYKKVTIAFVKILNKVGIKFAVLGTEEGCTGDPARRAGNEFLFQMQAMSNIQVLDMYGIKKIVTACPHCFNTLKNEYPDLGGNYEVIHHSEFLQQLINAGKVKIEGGGTFKGRKITFHDSCYLGRANDVYEAPRAVLEALDADLIEMKRSKAKGLCCGAGGAQMFKEPEKGKKDVNIERIEEALATGADTIAVGCPFCMVMMSDGVKNKEKEDSVKVFDLAELVAQAEGL, encoded by the coding sequence ATGAGCGAACTAAAAGTACCAACCATGGCCGAAATGGCCGCCGCTGGCGAAACCCCCGAAGTGTTGTTTTGGGTCGGCTGTGCGGGCTCCTTCGACGACCGTTATAAAAAAGTGACCATTGCTTTTGTCAAAATCCTGAACAAAGTAGGGATAAAATTTGCCGTGCTGGGCACCGAAGAAGGTTGCACTGGCGACCCCGCCCGCCGCGCTGGCAATGAGTTTTTGTTTCAGATGCAGGCCATGTCCAACATTCAAGTGTTGGATATGTACGGCATCAAAAAAATCGTAACGGCTTGTCCGCATTGCTTTAACACCCTCAAAAACGAATATCCCGACCTCGGTGGCAACTACGAAGTGATTCACCATTCGGAGTTTTTGCAACAACTCATCAACGCGGGCAAAGTGAAAATCGAAGGTGGTGGTACGTTCAAAGGCCGTAAAATCACGTTTCATGATTCTTGCTACCTCGGCCGCGCCAATGACGTCTACGAGGCACCAAGGGCCGTCCTGGAAGCTTTAGATGCCGATTTGATTGAAATGAAACGCTCCAAAGCCAAAGGTTTGTGCTGCGGCGCGGGCGGCGCGCAGATGTTTAAAGAACCCGAAAAAGGGAAAAAAGACGTAAATATTGAGCGCATTGAAGAAGCCCTCGCCACGGGTGCCGACACAATTGCGGTGGGTTGTCCGTTTTGCATGGTGATGATGAGCGACGGTGTTAAAAACAAAGAAAAAGAAGACTCCGTCAAAGTATTTGACTTGGCGGAACTTGTGGCGCAGGCCGAAGGTTTATAA
- a CDS encoding inorganic pyrophosphatase — protein MKTVYKSHPWHGIPIGEKAPEVVTTFIEIVPTDTVKYEIDKLTGYLKIDRPQKYSNIVPALYGFVPKTYCGDAIAEFARQQSGRSDIKEGDGDPLDICVLCESTIPHGDIICQAIPIGGLRLIDKGEADDKIIAVLKDDLLYGKYKDIADLPQSVVNRLQHYFLTYKNLPGEPMTCEIANVYGREEAHEVIRKSITDYLNNFGML, from the coding sequence ATGAAAACAGTCTATAAATCGCACCCTTGGCACGGAATCCCCATCGGGGAAAAGGCCCCTGAAGTCGTGACAACCTTTATTGAAATTGTCCCGACCGACACGGTTAAATACGAAATTGATAAACTGACGGGTTACCTTAAAATTGACCGCCCTCAGAAATATTCAAATATTGTTCCGGCGCTGTACGGCTTTGTGCCCAAAACCTACTGCGGCGATGCCATCGCGGAGTTTGCCCGCCAGCAATCTGGCCGTAGCGACATCAAAGAAGGCGACGGCGACCCGCTTGATATTTGCGTGCTTTGCGAAAGCACCATCCCCCACGGTGATATCATTTGTCAGGCCATTCCCATCGGCGGTTTGCGGCTGATTGACAAAGGTGAGGCCGACGATAAAATCATTGCGGTCTTGAAAGACGACCTTTTGTACGGAAAATACAAAGACATCGCAGATTTGCCCCAAAGTGTGGTGAACCGTTTGCAACACTACTTTTTGACGTATAAAAACTTACCAGGCGAGCCGATGACCTGCGAAATCGCCAACGTGTATGGTAGAGAAGAAGCCCACGAGGTGATTCGCAAATCCATCACTGACTATTTGAATAACTTCGGGATGTTGTAA
- a CDS encoding alpha/beta hydrolase produces MKKFLKWTGITLVALVIIYFIGPRPEKAMLSPTLTSVTTDVVQLEKDIQETESQFELKPDNEARIIWADTAKKQKTKYSMVYIHGFGASWAEGDPIHKQLAQKYGCNLYLARLYDAGVKSPDAFQNLTPENFLSSAKYAIAVAKSLGDSVIVIGCSAGGLLSSYIASEHPDIKALVLYSPCFKVNGLEVATGPWGKQLLQLLGGSHRDLTHYTPERANYWLTRYHTNGVMTLQQTMDAIVKPETFAKIKMPVFMAYYYKDEENQDKVVSVEAMLKAFDELGTPAAQKRKVAFPNAGEHVIASHFTSKDLEGVFRETDIFLKEIVFK; encoded by the coding sequence ATGAAAAAATTCCTTAAATGGACGGGGATCACGCTCGTCGCCTTGGTTATTATTTATTTTATCGGCCCCCGTCCCGAAAAAGCCATGTTATCTCCTACCCTCACAAGCGTGACGACCGATGTCGTTCAACTTGAAAAAGACATTCAAGAAACCGAATCACAGTTTGAGCTTAAACCCGACAACGAAGCCCGCATCATTTGGGCCGATACCGCCAAAAAGCAAAAAACCAAGTACAGCATGGTATATATCCACGGTTTTGGGGCCAGTTGGGCAGAAGGCGACCCGATACATAAGCAACTAGCCCAAAAATACGGGTGTAATCTCTATCTGGCCCGCTTGTACGATGCTGGCGTAAAAAGTCCCGACGCATTTCAGAATTTGACTCCCGAAAACTTTCTATCTAGCGCAAAATACGCCATTGCTGTGGCTAAATCCCTCGGCGACAGTGTCATTGTCATCGGGTGCTCGGCAGGTGGATTGCTCAGTTCTTACATTGCTTCAGAACACCCTGACATCAAAGCACTTGTGCTGTATTCGCCTTGCTTCAAAGTCAATGGATTGGAAGTGGCAACGGGGCCTTGGGGCAAGCAATTGTTGCAACTGTTGGGCGGCTCCCACCGCGATCTCACGCATTATACCCCTGAGCGCGCCAATTACTGGCTAACGCGCTACCACACTAACGGCGTGATGACCCTGCAACAGACGATGGACGCCATTGTAAAACCAGAAACGTTTGCCAAAATAAAGATGCCCGTTTTTATGGCGTATTATTACAAAGATGAAGAAAATCAAGACAAAGTAGTGTCGGTGGAAGCCATGCTCAAAGCCTTTGATGAACTGGGAACTCCCGCTGCTCAAAAGCGAAAAGTGGCGTTTCCCAATGCGGGTGAGCACGTAATTGCGTCGCATTTTACTTCCAAAGACTTAGAAGGCGTATTTCGCGAAACGGACATTTTTTTAAAAGAAATCGTCTTTAAATGA